The stretch of DNA TGAGGGACTTATGCACCCGTGTGCCCACCTGGGGTCCTCTCAGAGGATGGGTAAGGCAGAGTGtggcgtgggggaggggctgccgaGACCCAGGAATGCTTGGCCTGCGGGGAGGGAATGGCCCGGGCACTAGTGTGGGTGGGCACAAGACAGAGGCCAGGCtcctgtgtgggggtgggggtgtgcacaGCCCATGTTGGGGAGTTAGGGGCAGGCAGCCAGGTGAGATCTGGCCCCAAGCAGGCCTGGGGCTTGCCAGCATTTAGGAAAGGCCGCTGTTGGGGTCCGTGTGATAGCCTTCGGCTTAGCCTTGTCCCTGGAAAGCCTGCGAGATTTCATGTCCGGCCTTGGGGTCCTGGTTGGGCCGAGTGGGGGCCTTGGCCTTGACCCGAGTGTGCAGCTGCTTCGACCTCTACCCTCCTCCCTGCACATGCTgcaccctgctgctggcctgccaCCAGGGGGCCTGCTCCAGACAGCCCCCCTAGGCGGTCCCCCGCTCCAGACAGCCCCCTTAGGCGGTCCCCCGCTCCAGACAGCTCTCCTAGGCGGTCCCCCGCTCCAGACAGCCCTCCTAGGCGGTCCCCCGCTCCAGACAGCCCCCCTAGGCGGTCCCCCGCTCCGTGAGCCCTCCTAGATGGTCCCACCTCTCCGCCAGTCCCCCTAGGTGGTTCCCCACTCCAGACAGCCCCCCTAGGtggtctccccccacccccctctcCTGACAGCCCCCTTAGGTGGTCCCGCACTCCAGACAGCCCCTGTAGGCGGGTCCCCCCCACAGACAACCCCCCTAGGTGGTCCCCACTCCAGCCAGCCCCTCTAGGCAGTCCCCCGCTCTGGCGTcccctcactttctctctttgctttgcAGCCTCTGGAGCTCCTGTGTGAGAAGTCCATCGGCACGGCCAACAGGCCCATGGGTGCCGGCGAGGCCCTGCGGAGGGTGCTGGAGTGCCTGGCGTCCGGCATCGTGATGCCAGGTTGGGGCTTTGTGCTTGGCAGGCTGCAGGGCGAGGACAGGGACCGAGAGACCCGAGGCCCGAGCCGCCCCCGGCCGGCCCGCCGACTGGGTTAGGGTAGCAGCTCCCGTCCTAGGCTGAAGCACGTGACCACCCTCAGCGCCATCATACCCAGCCCTGTGCCGGGCCCGCAGCCGGGGCAGTGGTGACCCACTCCCACGCGACTTTGTTGCTCTGAGCCCCACGTGGATTGTTTGTGTCCAGGGCTGGATGCCAAGTGGGTCCAGAGCTGGGTGTGGATGGGGCGTGGGGCGGGGAGCACAGGCCCCTGGCTCCGTGAGGCAGCACAGCTCGTGAGACGCTAACAGATGATCCTCTGCATATCTTCCTTgtttcctgccttcagatggTTCTGGCATTTATGACCCTTGTGAGAAAGAAGCCACTGATGCTATTGGGCATCTAGACAGACAGCAACGGGAAGATATCACACAGAGTGCGCAGGTATAGTCGTCGCCACTGCCGCCCTGAGCCCTCACCCAGTCCGCACTCACCGGCTGCCAGCGCGGCGGAGCCCCTGGGCTCGCAGGCTCAGGGCGGGGACTGAAGGCGAAGGGACCTCGGGTCCGATACAGGGTGCCCCAACCTGGCGGCTGCCCCCCGGGCGCCATGGCTGGTCGTCATCTGCCCCTCGGCCTGCTCGAGTGCTGTGCTTGAGTCACCGAGCACGGCGGGGCGATGTTGGCCTCCGCAGGCCCGCCGCCGGGCTCCGGGTGGCAGCCAGCCCCCAGGTTGGGGTCTCCTGTATTCCGCTCAAGGGGGGTGGTCACAGGCTGGCCTTCCCCGACAGCAAGGCTGGACCCGAGCAGTCaggcccaccctggctgttgggggACCCCTTGCTGTCGTAGGGGAGACCATCGTTAGTGCCCCACTGCAGAAGGCCTTAGTGAGCGCACACAGCTGAGCCGGGGCGCAGGGCAGTGGGTCAggctctccttcctcttctccagcACGCGCTGCGGCTCGCGGCGTTTGGCCAGCTCCACAAAGTCCTGGGCATGGACCCCCTGCCATCCAAGATGCCCAAGAAACCAAAGAACGAGAACCCGGTGGACTACACTGGTGAGCAGGCCgcaggggcagggggcggggctgggggcggggctgggggccgggctgggggcggggccgggctggGGGCGGCCCTGCTCAGCAGCCCTGCGGTCTCTTGCAGTTCAAATCCCCCCCAGCACCACGTACGCCGTCACACCCATGAAGCGCCCCGTGGAGGAGGACGGGGAAGAGAAGTCACCCagcaaaaagaggaagaagattcAGAAGAAAGGTGGGCAGCACCGCGTGGGGGGCCAGGCGGACGTGGCCCGCTTGGGCGCTGCAGGATGTGGGTCCGTGCCAGCGGCCCTCCTGTCAGCTGCCAGTTGGCACTGTAGGGTTCGTGCCCGGGATAGGGGAGACCTTCTTATGGATGTTTCTTGGGCACGACTTGTAAAGTCCTTCAGAAAATGAGGCACGTGTTCTAGCCTCCGCAGCCACAGCGGGGAGGCACTCGGACCACCCAGGGTGCCAGGGATGTGTGGCCCACTGTGCCACGGAGGGTGGACTGGTGGCCTGGGGTCCCTGGTGCCGTGGAATGTGCTCACGCGGAGCCTTGTTGGTGTCGCCGCGTGGTCGCAGAGGAGAAGGCCGAGCCCGCGCAGGCCATGAACGCGTTGATGCGCCTGAACCAGCTCAAGCCGGGGCTGCAGTACAAGCTGGTGTCGCAGACGGGGCCTGTGCATGCGCCCATTTTCACCATGTCCGTTGAGGTGGATGGCAACTCCTTCGAGGCCTCGGGGCCGTCCAAGAAGACCGCCAAGCTGCACGTGGCCGTCAAGGTGAGTGGCAGGCCGGGGAGGGAGGGCTGTATCGCTGTAGAGCCCGGGACACTTGGGGTTCTGATGTCCCTATAGCTGGCCGGGCAGCAGGGCTCAGGCTCGGCGGAGACCTGCAGTGGGGGCTGGTCTGCTGAGCACTCCCTCACCCGGCGCCCCGTTGTCTCGGCCCCGGCAGGTGTTGCAGGACATGGGTTTGCCCACGGGCGCCGAAGGCAGGGACTCGAGCAAGGGGGAGGACTCGGCCGAGGAGACGGAGACGAAGCCCGCCGTGGTGGCCCCGCCGCCGGTGGTGGAAACCGTTGCCACGCCTAGCGCAGCCTTCCCTGCAGACACCACGGCCGAGGTGAGCACATGGTGGGCCCCCCGAGTGGCAGGCAGCCGGCCTCACTGTAGGGAAGGTGACGGAGGGGCACTATGAGCCTGTGCTCTCCTAGAAGGCCTTGGCAGTGGTGCTTGTCCCGGGCCAGGCGGGGCATTGCCGGCCGGCCTGCCGTCCCTCCAGAGAGCCCCCAGCTGACTGGGTCGCTTTGCTTTGTGTTTCCCCTGAGAATGTCAAACAGCAGGGGCCCATCCTGACCAAGCATGGCAAGAACCCTGTGATGGAGCTCAACGAGAAGAGGCGTGGCCTCAAGTATGAACTCATCTCCGAGACGGGTGGCAGCCACGACAAGCGCTTCGTGATGGAGGTGAGGCCGCCCTCCCTGCCGGGGGTGCCCTGCGCCTTGCCCCGCAGCAGCAGGTCACTGGCACGCTCTCCTGCGCAGGTGGAGGTGGACGGCCAGAAGTTCCAAGGCGCTGGCTCCAACAAGAAGGTGGCAAAGGCGTACGCTGCCCTCGCGGCGCTGGAGAAGCTGTTCCCGGACGCTCCGCTCGCCCTGGAAGCCAACAAAAAGAAGAGAACCCCAGTGCCCGTCAGGGGCGGGCCCAAGTTCGCCCCCAAGGTGAGCGCTGGCCCTGGGCCGGGGGCAGCTCTGCCGTGCGAGGCGGGCGCAGGGACggcagctcagctctgttctCTCCTGTGCAGCCACATAACCCCGGCTTCGGCATGGGTGGCCCCATGCACAACGAGGTGCCCCCGCCCCCCAACCTGCGCGGCCGTGGCCGAGGGGGCAACATCCGTGGGAGAGGCCGAGGCCGAGGATTCGGCGGTGCCAACCACGGAGGCTACATGAATGCCGGTGAGGACCCTGGCCGCGCACTGTCACCTTGTGCCCAGGCACCGCTGTCCCAGGGGAGTGCCCCGGGCCCCTGTGCCCGGCTGGGCCACCCATGCCCCGTGTGTTGTTGTGCAGGTGCTGGGTACGGGAGCTACGGGTACGGAGGCAACTCGGCGACAGCCGGCTACAGTAAGTGTGCGCTTTGTTCTCTCTGACCCGGGGGAGAGCTGCGCCTAGCTCGTGGGCCGGAGGTCGTAGTGGGGTGGCCCGCGCGTTCTGTGGTGGCGAAGTGAGCAGGCCTCGGGCCGCCTTGCCGGCAGCTCCGGCCCGAGCGAGCCGCGAGCCTCAGGATTTTACATTTCTCTGCTCTGAGCCGTGCGGAGCAGCAGTCTGGTGAACGCGCCTCCCTGCCATGCCCAGCTCTGTCTGTAGAAGGAGCCTTCACTGGGGGGTCACAGGAGCAGAGAAATCTAAAACAGGAAGTTCAACTGTGGCGCTCCGTGCCCTTTTTCAAAAGGATTCTAAttgcttctctctgctctgtctccccCTTTTGTAGGTGACTTTTTCACAGACTGCTACGGCTCTCATGATTTTGGGTCTTCCTAGAGCGTCTAAAAGTATTGCACACAAAATCAACTTTTTACTCCAATTTCCTCCAACTCCAAAACCCACAGTGTCCGTGCCGTGCCCAGTGCTTCACGTGGCTCCCTCCGCGGCTTGTCTGAACCCTTAGTCTGCACAGCTAAGACATGGCAGTGTCCCGCGAGGGACCTTGAGCTCGGGCCTGTCCAAGTTCACACTAAGTCGAAACCAATTTTCTCAGAGAATGTATCTTTTTGAGCGGTTGCGCAGAATTCTAGAGCAGCGCTGTTCACCCAAGGCAGAAGCCCACCTTGGCTTTCTTTGGAAAGCGTTACTTTAAGAGACAGACAATGCCACATTTGAATCTACCTTTGTCTTAATTTACAGCAGGTTGCGTATGAATTTTGAACCTTTTCACAAAGCCCCAACCTGGTTCCAAGGCAGTCACACGAGTGACGTCACCGCAGCCGAGGCGGCAGCAGCTGGCGTTGGCTTTTTTCGGTGGCGATGAGCGCCTGTCACACGTTGGTCACACGTGGGGGGTGCTGTGTTGGGCGCTGGCTCGGCCCACCGGCTGTGGAGGCCGCTGTGGTGGGGTCTAGCTCGGGGACGCGCCCCTCGGGGCTGCCGAGCTGGGGTGAACCCCAAGCTGTCCCATCTGAGCTTCCAAGGGCGGCAGTGTGGCTGATGTCGCAAGGCCCCCCTCCAGCTGCAAGTGCGTGGAACCCGAGAGAAATCTGGTTGGTTTGGTTCTGTTTCATTtcgttttgtttctcttttgaaatAAGGCTTTAAACCGCTCCACTTCCCCCCCCCACCCTCTGAAGAGCCCGCCTCGGCAGGGCCTGGCCAGGGACGGGAGCCCCCCGTTGTCGGACGGCAGCCCCTGCTGTCCCTCTGCCGCACACCTGCTGCTGCGTCAGACTCGGTTTAGTCGGGCAGAAACGGGGTAAACTGTTACTGCACCACCTGTTCCCAGAGGTTTGAAACATTGagtgaaactttttaaaacttggaTTGCAtggtgtattttttgttttgtttttttagaaagttCATTGTTTGAGAATAATGTCTTTTTATACCAGGAAATAGTTATCCTGAACGACGTGGAAAACTCCCCCtcctgtttattattattttttttaatcaatacaTGTTAAAGTAACAAGCCTGGGTACTCGCGTCTTCATTCATTCCCGGCTTCAGTGGGGAaggggggtgaggtggggtgtTCAAAGCTGCCGCTGCCCATGTAGGGCCGGGGGCCTGGGGGGGAAACGCGAGGACCCAATCCTCCCCGAGCCTCCGCATGGCTGCTTTGTCTTCAGGGGGCAGGCAGGTCTCTGCTGGTGTTTGGCCTTGGGGAGGCTGGGGTACAGCCTGGAGAAAGCCAACTGGGATTGACAAGTGGGGTGTGTGGCCATGACCGTGCGGTTTGCCCATGGCGAGCCAGTGGGTGACGTGCAGGGGGAGGCGTGCCGGAACCCCACCCTGCAGGTGCGGCACCAAAGGACAGGCTGCGTGGGCGCCTGGCCTGGCACGCCCATCCAGCCTCGGCCTCGGGGGCGCCCgtcccctctgctgcctcccaccccaccctgagCCCACTGCTGACGCACCGCAGTCCTGGCGGGGCCCAGTCCAGCGGCAGAGCCTCTCACGTGGCGCATGGCCATGCCAGGACGTGTTGGGCCCGCTTCCACCCATCCATCCTGCTGCTCGGtcccagctgtgcccagcagctGTGCTGGGAATGCCAGGGGCCGCGGGCGGGGCTGCCTGTGCCCCGCAGAGCTCAAGCCGAGTTGAGGCCAGCGgccgggggaggtgctgggcttgcA from Ochotona princeps isolate mOchPri1 chromosome 33, mOchPri1.hap1, whole genome shotgun sequence encodes:
- the ILF3 gene encoding interleukin enhancer-binding factor 3 isoform X5, producing MFPHFQRPMRIFVNDDRHVMAKHSSVYPTQEELEAVQTMVSHAERALKAVSDWIDEQEKGGSDQAEADGADVSAEDEGKEGAGEQKTEHMTRTLRGVMRVGLVAKGLLLKGDLDLELVLLCKEKPTTALLDKVADNLGIQLAAITEDKYEILQSVDDAAIVIKNTKEPPLSLTIHLTSPVVREEMEKVLAGEVLSVSDPPDVLDRQKCLAALASLRHAKWFQARANGLKSCVIVIRVLRDLCTRVPTWGPLRGWPLELLCEKSIGTANRPMGAGEALRRVLECLASGIVMPDGSGIYDPCEKEATDAIGHLDRQQREDITQSAQHALRLAAFGQLHKVLGMDPLPSKMPKKPKNENPVDYTVQIPPSTTYAVTPMKRPVEEDGEEKSPSKKRKKIQKKEEKAEPAQAMNALMRLNQLKPGLQYKLVSQTGPVHAPIFTMSVEVDGNSFEASGPSKKTAKLHVAVKVLQDMGLPTGAEGRDSSKGEDSAEETETKPAVVAPPPVVETVATPSAAFPADTTAENVKQQGPILTKHGKNPVMELNEKRRGLKYELISETGGSHDKRFVMEVEVDGQKFQGAGSNKKVAKAYAALAALEKLFPDAPLALEANKKKRTPVPVRGGPKFAPKPHNPGFGMGGPMHNEVPPPPNLRGRGRGGNIRGRGRGRGFGGANHGGYMNAGAGYGSYGYGGNSATAGYSQFYSNGGHSGNAGGSGGGGGGGSSGYGSYYQGDNYSAPVPPKHPGKKPPHGGQQKPSYGSGYQPHQGQQQSYSQSQYGNYGPPQGKQKSYSHGQGNYPSYSNSYSSPGGGGGSDYNYESKFNYSGSGGRSGGNNYGPGGSSYNPGSHGGYGGGSGGSSYQGKQGGYSSQSNYSSPGSGQNYSGPPSSYQSQGGYGRNADHSMNYQYR
- the ILF3 gene encoding interleukin enhancer-binding factor 3 isoform X8 — its product is MFPHFQRPMRIFVNDDRHVMAKHSSVYPTQEELEAVQTMVSHAERALKAVSDWIDEQEKGGSDQAEADGADVSAEDEGKEGAGEQKTEHMTRTLRGVMRVGLVAKGLLLKGDLDLELVLLCKEKPTTALLDKVADNLGIQLAAITEDKYEILQSVDDAAIVIKNTKEPPLSLTIHLTSPVVREEMEKVLAGEVLSVSDPPDVLDRQKCLAALASLRHAKWFQARANGLKSCVIVIRVLRDLCTRVPTWGPLRGWPLELLCEKSIGTANRPMGAGEALRRVLECLASGIVMPDGSGIYDPCEKEATDAIGHLDRQQREDITQSAQHALRLAAFGQLHKVLGMDPLPSKMPKKPKNENPVDYTVQIPPSTTYAVTPMKRPVEEDGEEKSPSKKRKKIQKKEEKAEPAQAMNALMRLNQLKPGLQYKLVSQTGPVHAPIFTMSVEVDGNSFEASGPSKKTAKLHVAVKVLQDMGLPTGAEGRDSSKGEDSAEETETKPAVVAPPPVVETVATPSAAFPADTTAEQGPILTKHGKNPVMELNEKRRGLKYELISETGGSHDKRFVMEVEVDGQKFQGAGSNKKVAKAYAALAALEKLFPDAPLALEANKKKRTPVPVRGGPKFAPKPHNPGFGMGGPMHNEVPPPPNLRGRGRGGNIRGRGRGRGFGGANHGGYMNAGAGYGSYGYGGNSATAGYSDFFTDCYGSHDFGSS
- the ILF3 gene encoding interleukin enhancer-binding factor 3 isoform X6 — its product is MFPHFQRPMRIFVNDDRHVMAKHSSVYPTQEELEAVQTMVSHAERALKAVSDWIDEQEKGGSDQAEADGADVSAEDEGKEGAGEQKTEHMTRTLRGVMRVGLVAKGLLLKGDLDLELVLLCKEKPTTALLDKVADNLGIQLAAITEDKYEILQSVDDAAIVIKNTKEPPLSLTIHLTSPVVREEMEKVLAGEVLSVSDPPDVLDRQKCLAALASLRHAKWFQARANGLKSCVIVIRVLRDLCTRVPTWGPLRGWPLELLCEKSIGTANRPMGAGEALRRVLECLASGIVMPDGSGIYDPCEKEATDAIGHLDRQQREDITQSAQHALRLAAFGQLHKVLGMDPLPSKMPKKPKNENPVDYTVQIPPSTTYAVTPMKRPVEEDGEEKSPSKKRKKIQKKEEKAEPAQAMNALMRLNQLKPGLQYKLVSQTGPVHAPIFTMSVEVDGNSFEASGPSKKTAKLHVAVKVLQDMGLPTGAEGRDSSKGEDSAEETETKPAVVAPPPVVETVATPSAAFPADTTAEQGPILTKHGKNPVMELNEKRRGLKYELISETGGSHDKRFVMEVEVDGQKFQGAGSNKKVAKAYAALAALEKLFPDAPLALEANKKKRTPVPVRGGPKFAPKPHNPGFGMGGPMHNEVPPPPNLRGRGRGGNIRGRGRGRGFGGANHGGYMNAGAGYGSYGYGGNSATAGYSQFYSNGGHSGNAGGSGGGGGGGSSGYGSYYQGDNYSAPVPPKHPGKKPPHGGQQKPSYGSGYQPHQGQQQSYSQSQYGNYGPPQGKQKSYSHGQGNYPSYSNSYSSPGGGGGSDYNYESKFNYSGSGGRSGGNNYGPGGSSYNPGSHGGYGGGSGGSSYQGKQGGYSSQSNYSSPGSGQNYSGPPSSYQSQGGYGRNADHSMNYQYR
- the ILF3 gene encoding interleukin enhancer-binding factor 3 isoform X7, yielding MFPHFQRPMRIFVNDDRHVMAKHSSVYPTQEELEAVQTMVSHAERALKAVSDWIDEQEKGGSDQAEADGADVSAEDEGKEGAGEQKTEHMTRTLRGVMRVGLVAKGLLLKGDLDLELVLLCKEKPTTALLDKVADNLGIQLAAITEDKYEILQSVDDAAIVIKNTKEPPLSLTIHLTSPVVREEMEKVLAGEVLSVSDPPDVLDRQKCLAALASLRHAKWFQARANGLKSCVIVIRVLRDLCTRVPTWGPLRGWPLELLCEKSIGTANRPMGAGEALRRVLECLASGIVMPDGSGIYDPCEKEATDAIGHLDRQQREDITQSAQHALRLAAFGQLHKVLGMDPLPSKMPKKPKNENPVDYTVQIPPSTTYAVTPMKRPVEEDGEEKSPSKKRKKIQKKEEKAEPAQAMNALMRLNQLKPGLQYKLVSQTGPVHAPIFTMSVEVDGNSFEASGPSKKTAKLHVAVKVLQDMGLPTGAEGRDSSKGEDSAEETETKPAVVAPPPVVETVATPSAAFPADTTAENVKQQGPILTKHGKNPVMELNEKRRGLKYELISETGGSHDKRFVMEVEVDGQKFQGAGSNKKVAKAYAALAALEKLFPDAPLALEANKKKRTPVPVRGGPKFAPKPHNPGFGMGGPMHNEVPPPPNLRGRGRGGNIRGRGRGRGFGGANHGGYMNAGAGYGSYGYGGNSATAGYSDFFTDCYGSHDFGSS